The segment CACTGGCGGAATACGTAACCGAGCGCGGGCTGACCGGCAAGATCGACGGTGTTTTACTCGATTTAGGCGTGTCATCGCCGCAGTTGGATGACGCAGAACGTGGTTTCTCTTTCATGCGTGATGGGCCGTTGGACATGCGCATGGACCCGACGCGTGGCCAGTCAGCGTCGGAATGGTTACTCAGCGCTGAAGAAGCCGATATCGCTTTTGTGCTGAAGACCTACGGTGAGGAACGTTTTGCCAAGCGCATTGCCCGGGCGATTGTCGAGCGCAACCGCGAGCAGCCGATGACGCGCACCAAAGAGTTGGCTGAAGTGATCGCTGCGGCAACACCGGTAAAAGATAAATTCAAGCATCCGGCGACCCGCAGTTTTCAGGCGATTCGTATCTGGATCAACAGTGAGCTGGAAGAGATCGACACCGCGCTGAAAGGGGCGTTGTCAGTACTGGCACCTGGCGGCAGATTGTCCGTGATCAGCTTCCACTCACTGGAGGATCGCCTGGTGAAACGCTTTATGCGCGATCAGAGTCGTGGTCCGCAAGTACCGGCAGGTATCCCAATGACCGAAACGCAGTTGAAGGCGTTGGGTGGTCGGGAACTGAAAACGCTTGGCAAGCTGGTGCCGGGCGATGCCGAAGTCGCTGATAACCCACGCGCACGCAGTTCGGTGCTGCGTATTGCTGAAAGGACAGCGTCATGATCGGAAACGAGCGTCATAGCCTGCCCGGTGTCATTGGTGGCGATCTGCTGCGTTTTGGCAAGATTCCGGTGCTGTTGCTGGTGGCGGTCCTGATTTCCGCGATGCTGGTGGTCACGACCACGCATAAGACGCGTCGTCTGACGGCAGAACGTGAACAGTTGGTGCTGGAGCGTGATGCCTTGGATATCGAGTGGCGCAACCTGATTCTGGAAGAGAACGCACTCGGCGATCACAGCCGGGTAGAACGAATCGCAACCGAGAAATTGCAAATGCAGCATGTCGATCCTTCACAGGAAAACATTGTGGTGCAGCAATAAGGAATCTCAGAACCTGATGAGCGGCGCAAGCAAAACGCTGAAGTTAAAAAAACCGGAAGATAAGGCCAGCTTTGTAAGCTGGCGTTTTGCGTTGCTGTGCGGCTGTATTTTACTGGCGCTGGGTGGCCTGTTATCGCGTGTTGCCTGGTTGCAGGTGATTAATCCTGACAAACTGGTGAAAGAAGGGGATTTGCGTTCACTGCGTGTGCAGGCAGTCCCTACCGCGCGTGGCATGATCAGCGATCGCGCCGGGCGTCCGTTGGCGGTCAGCGTGCCGGTGAACGCCATCTGGGCCGATCCGAAAGAACTGAATGAACACGGCGGCGTTTCTGTCGATAGCCGCTGGAAAGCGCTGTCGGATGCGCTGTCGATCCCGCTCGATCAACTCGCCTCACGCATCAACGCCAACCCGAAAGGGCGTTTTGTTTATCTGGCACGTCAGGTGAACCCGGCGATCGGCGAATATGTCAAAAAACTCAAGCTTCCCGGTATCTATCTGCGTGAAGAGTCTCGCCGCTACTATCCGGCTGGTCAGGTTACTGCCCATCTGATTGGCTTTACCAATATCGACGGTCAGGGCATTGAAGGCACAGAAAAAAGCTTCGACAAATGGCTGACCGGTGAACCTGGCGAACGTACGGTGCGTAAAGATCGTTACGGTCGCGTGATTGAAGATATCTCCTCGGTGGATAGCCGTGCTGCCCATAACCTGACGCTGAGCATTGATGAACGTTTGCAGGCGCTGGTGTATCGCGAACTGAATAACGCGGTGGCCTTTAACAAAGCCGAATCGGGTTCTGCGGTGTTGGTGGACGTTAACACCGGTGAAGTGCTGGCGATGGCTAACAGCCCGGCCTATAACCCGAACAACCTTGCCAACACGCCAAAAGATGTGATGCGTAACCGCGCTATTACCGACATCTTCGAGCCTGGCTCCACCGTTAAGCCGATGGTGGTGATGACTGCCCTGCAACGCGGCGTGGTGAAAGAAAACAGCGTACTGAATACCGTGCCTTATCGTATCAATGGTCATGAGATCAAAGATGTGGCGCGCTACAACGAATTGACCCTGACCGGGGTCCTACAGAAGTCGAGTAACGTCGGGGTTTCACGTCTGGCGTTAGCGATGCCGTCCTCAGCACTCGTAGACACTTACGCGCGCTTTGGGCTGGGTAAGGCGACCAATTTGGGGTTGGTCGGAGAAAGCAGTGGCTTATATCCTCAAAAACAACGGTGGTCTGACATAGAGAGGGCCACCTTCTCTTTCGGCTACGGGCTAATGGTAACGCCGTTACAGTTAGCGCGAGTCTACGCAACCATTGGCAGCTATGGCGTCTATCGTCCGCTGTCGATTACCAAGGTTGATCCACCGGTTGCCGGTGAACGTGTTTTCCCGGAAGACCTGGTGAAAACCGTGGTGCATATGATGGAAAGCGTTGCTCTGCCGGGTGGCGGTGGCGTTAAGGCCGCCATCAAGGGCTATCGCATTGCGATCAAAACCGGTACTGCGAAGAAAGTCGGTCCCGATGGACGCTACGTCAATAAATACATTGCTTACACCGCAGGCGTAGCGCCTGCCAGTCATCCTCGTTTTGCTTTGGTGGTGGTGATCAACGATCCCCAGGCCGGTAAATATTATGGTGGTGCGGTCTCCGCACCGGTGTTTGGTGCCATCATGGGCGGCGTACTGCGTACCATGAACATCGAACCCGATGCGCTACCGGTAAATGATAAGAACGATTTGGTGAAGAGCCAGAGTGAGGAATCAAGTGACAGATCGTAACCTGCGCGACTTACTGGCCCCTTGGGTGCCGGGCGCGCCGGCGCGTCCACTCCGTGACATGACACTGGATAGCCGCTCTGCGGCTTCTGGCGATCTGTTTATCGCCGTGGCGGGCCATCATGCTGATGGACGTCGATTTATTCCGCAGGCTATTGCCCAGGGCGTGGCGGCAGTGATTGCCGAAGCCGAAGGTGAAGCCAGCGATGGAGATATCCGCGAGATACATGGTGTCCCGGTTATCTATCTGGCGCAGTTGCCGCAGCGTCTCTCGGCACTGGCTGGACGCTTTTATCAGCAACCTGCTGAAAAACTGAAATTAATTGGTGTCACCGGCACCAACGGCAAAACCACCACCACCCAATTGATCGCGCAGTGGGCCAATCTGCTGGGCGAGACGGGCGCGGTGATGGGGACGGTGGGTAATGGTCTGTATGGCCAACTGGCACCGACGGAAAATACCACCGGTTCCGCCGTGGATGTTCAGCATGTCCTGCACGACCTGGTAGGCCAGGGCGCAACGCTGGCGGCGATGGAAGTGTCGTCGCATGGCCTGGTACAGCATCGTGTTGCTGCTCTGCCGTTTGCTGCTGCGGTGTTTACCAATCTGAGTCGCGATCACCTCGATTATCACGGTGATATGCAAAGCTACGAAGCGGCCAAATGGTTGTTGTTCTCTGAACACCATGTTGGTGCGGCGATTATCAACGCGGATGACGAGGTTGGACGTCGTTGGCTGGCAAACCTGCCGGATGCCGTTGCCGTCACCATGGCGGATAACCTGCAACCCGGTTGTCATGGCCGCTGGCTGAAAGCCACCGCCGTAAACTATCACGATGGCGGGGCGCATATCCGCTTCAGCTCCAGTTGGGGTGATGGCGAGTTTGACAGCCGCCTGATGGGGGCTTTTAACGTTAGCAACCTGTTGCTGGCTTTGGCAACGCTGCTGTCGCTGGAATACCCACTGGATGCCCTGGTCAGCAGCGCATCGCAGTTACTGCCGGTCACAGGTCGCATGGAAGTGTTTAGTGCGCCGGAAAAACCTACGGTAGTGGTTGATTACGCCCATACGCCAGATGCGCTGGAGAAAGCGCTGGAAGCAGCGCGCCTGCACTGTAAAGGTCAGTTATGGTGCCTGTTTGGTTGTGGTGGCGATCGCGATAAAGGCAAGCGCCCGCTGATGGGGGCGATTGCTGAACAGTTTGCTGACGTGGTGGTGATCACCGATGACAACCCACGTAGTGAAGATCCGCAGGCAATCGTGAATGACATCTTGACCGGATTGCTCGACCCTGGCCGCGCGCGCGTGGTAGCGGGGCGGGCGCAGGCGGTCACCAACGCCATTATGCAAGCCAAAGCCGAGGATATCGTGCTGGTGGCAGGTAAAGGGCACGAAGATTATCAGATCGTCGGCAATCGCCGCCTGGACTATTCCGACCGCGACACGGTCGCCCGTTTACTGGGGGTGATGGCATGATCCCGATTTCCCTCGACACACTGGCGAACGTCAGTGGCGGTACGTTGTACGGTAGCGATGCAACCGTCAACGACGTGGTCACTGATACCCGAAAAGTGACAGCAGGATGCCTGTTTGTCGCCCTGGTGGGTGAACGCTTTGATGCACACGACTTTGTCGGCGATGCGATCGCCAGTGGCGCGCAAGCGTTGCTGGTAAGTAAGCACTTGCCTGTGGCGGTACCGCAGGTCGTGGTGACCGACACCCGTATCGCTTTTGGTCAACTGGCTGCCTGGGTGCGCCAACAGGCAAAAGCCCGTGTGGTCGCGTTGACCGGCTCGTCCGGCAAAACCTCGGTTAAAGAGATGACCGCAGCGATTCTGCGCGAGTGTGGTGAGACGCTGTATACCGCCGGTAACCTGAATAATGACTTCGGCGTGCCGATGACGC is part of the Pantoea phytobeneficialis genome and harbors:
- a CDS encoding peptidoglycan glycosyltransferase FtsI, whose protein sequence is MSGASKTLKLKKPEDKASFVSWRFALLCGCILLALGGLLSRVAWLQVINPDKLVKEGDLRSLRVQAVPTARGMISDRAGRPLAVSVPVNAIWADPKELNEHGGVSVDSRWKALSDALSIPLDQLASRINANPKGRFVYLARQVNPAIGEYVKKLKLPGIYLREESRRYYPAGQVTAHLIGFTNIDGQGIEGTEKSFDKWLTGEPGERTVRKDRYGRVIEDISSVDSRAAHNLTLSIDERLQALVYRELNNAVAFNKAESGSAVLVDVNTGEVLAMANSPAYNPNNLANTPKDVMRNRAITDIFEPGSTVKPMVVMTALQRGVVKENSVLNTVPYRINGHEIKDVARYNELTLTGVLQKSSNVGVSRLALAMPSSALVDTYARFGLGKATNLGLVGESSGLYPQKQRWSDIERATFSFGYGLMVTPLQLARVYATIGSYGVYRPLSITKVDPPVAGERVFPEDLVKTVVHMMESVALPGGGGVKAAIKGYRIAIKTGTAKKVGPDGRYVNKYIAYTAGVAPASHPRFALVVVINDPQAGKYYGGAVSAPVFGAIMGGVLRTMNIEPDALPVNDKNDLVKSQSEESSDRS
- the murE gene encoding UDP-N-acetylmuramoyl-L-alanyl-D-glutamate--2,6-diaminopimelate ligase codes for the protein MTDRNLRDLLAPWVPGAPARPLRDMTLDSRSAASGDLFIAVAGHHADGRRFIPQAIAQGVAAVIAEAEGEASDGDIREIHGVPVIYLAQLPQRLSALAGRFYQQPAEKLKLIGVTGTNGKTTTTQLIAQWANLLGETGAVMGTVGNGLYGQLAPTENTTGSAVDVQHVLHDLVGQGATLAAMEVSSHGLVQHRVAALPFAAAVFTNLSRDHLDYHGDMQSYEAAKWLLFSEHHVGAAIINADDEVGRRWLANLPDAVAVTMADNLQPGCHGRWLKATAVNYHDGGAHIRFSSSWGDGEFDSRLMGAFNVSNLLLALATLLSLEYPLDALVSSASQLLPVTGRMEVFSAPEKPTVVVDYAHTPDALEKALEAARLHCKGQLWCLFGCGGDRDKGKRPLMGAIAEQFADVVVITDDNPRSEDPQAIVNDILTGLLDPGRARVVAGRAQAVTNAIMQAKAEDIVLVAGKGHEDYQIVGNRRLDYSDRDTVARLLGVMA
- the ftsL gene encoding cell division protein FtsL, giving the protein MIGNERHSLPGVIGGDLLRFGKIPVLLLVAVLISAMLVVTTTHKTRRLTAEREQLVLERDALDIEWRNLILEENALGDHSRVERIATEKLQMQHVDPSQENIVVQQ
- the rsmH gene encoding 16S rRNA (cytosine(1402)-N(4))-methyltransferase RsmH: MQENFKHTTVLLDEAVNALNIREDGIYIDGTFGRGGHSRLILSQLGANGQLLAIDRDPQAIAAAAEIKDPRFSIVHGPFSALAEYVTERGLTGKIDGVLLDLGVSSPQLDDAERGFSFMRDGPLDMRMDPTRGQSASEWLLSAEEADIAFVLKTYGEERFAKRIARAIVERNREQPMTRTKELAEVIAAATPVKDKFKHPATRSFQAIRIWINSELEEIDTALKGALSVLAPGGRLSVISFHSLEDRLVKRFMRDQSRGPQVPAGIPMTETQLKALGGRELKTLGKLVPGDAEVADNPRARSSVLRIAERTAS